The following DNA comes from Arcobacter cloacae.
ACATTGTAAAGTTTTATCCAATAATGCCACCCTATTTTCCGAATTAGTTTCTTCAGCTTCAAAAATTTTTAGGGAATAACTATCAATTAATCCTTTTCTCTCTTTTTCTAAATTTAATAAACTTACTTCATTTGAAAATGCATTACTAATAATAAAAAATAATATTATATTATACTTCAATAAAACCCTTTTTTTAGAGAATTATATCAATCTTAATATAATAAAATATTAAAAATAACTATAGAAATGAATTTTTAAAAAATTTATTTCTCCAACAAATGCTCATATTTTTTATCTGTTAAAAGTTTCATAAAAGCTACAAGTGCTTCAACTTTTCTATCATTTAAAGCTTTTGTTTTTAACTCTTCAAGAGAAATATTCTCTTTTACCTCTGGCTCATCCCAAAGTTTTTTAGTCTCTGGATTTATAGTTCTTTCTTTATTACTATATTTGTCATAAAATTCAACCACTGTTTTTAAATCTGCAAATACACCATTGTGCATATATGGAGCTGTAACTGCCACATTTCTTAATGTTGGAGTTTTATATTTTCCTTTTTGAGCTTCATCTGTCACATTTGGATTTGCTAAAAGCCCCTCATCAATTGTTTTAACTCCATTTTTTTCTCTTAAACTATGATTTGCAGGAGTTCCAATATTATGATATTCGTAATTTGTAAAAGTTTCACCCTCTTTATCTTCACCTTTTAAAACATGACATTTTGCACAAGAGTTATTGTTATTTGAGAAAAATATTGATTTTCCCAAATCCTCAAGTGGAGTCAAATCATATTCACCCTTTAAATATCTATCATATTTTGAATCAAAAGGTGAAAATTCATCACTTCTTTCAAAAGATGCAATTGCTTTTGTCATAGATTCATAAGCTAGCTCTTCATCTTTAAAAACATCTTGTCCATAAATCTTTTGAAAACTTTCAACATATAAACTATTCTCTTTTAATCTTTCTACAACCTCTTTTTTATCTTTCATTCCCATCTCTATTGGATTCAATGGTGGTCCACCAGCTTGTTCTTCCAGCGTTGCTGCTCTTCCATCCCAAAATTGTCCTCCTATATACTTTTGTTTCTTCTCATCAAAATGAAAAGGAGGAGAAAATTTTGCATAAGATGCAGTTGGAGCTTGTCTATCTCCCAATGATTTTTCATCATCTCCTAATGATGCCATTTTTGAAACACCATTTTCTCTATCATCTACAAATCCTGTGTTTGGATTGTGACAAGTTGCACAACTTTGAGTTCTATTTTTAGATAAATTTTTATCAAAAAATAGAATCTGCCCTAACTCTTGCTCTTTTAAAATATCATTTGCATTTAAACTACTACTTAAAAATGCCAATAATATTGGTGTTAAAAGTTTTAAATTTCTCAAAATAATTTCTCCCTTTTTTTGCTAAATTAATAAATGGTCTTAATATCAAATCTTTTAATGAAACATAATCACTCATTTGCTCTTTTCTTAATCCAAATTTCAAAATCTTCACATCTTTTGATAAACAAAGTGTTCCAAATAATCTATCCCAAATAGCAATATATCCTCCATAATTCCTATTGAAATGTTTTTTATCATGATGTATTTGGTGCTGTTTTGGAGACATTAACCATTTTTCAATATATCTTCCATATGAAAAAGGCACGTGAGAATGCCTAAGATTAGAACCAAACAATGAAAAAATAAATAAAAATATATTTACTCCTAAAACCATATAGATATCTATTTTTGCACCAAAAAAATAGATA
Coding sequences within:
- a CDS encoding cytochrome-c peroxidase, translated to MRNLKLLTPILLAFLSSSLNANDILKEQELGQILFFDKNLSKNRTQSCATCHNPNTGFVDDRENGVSKMASLGDDEKSLGDRQAPTASYAKFSPPFHFDEKKQKYIGGQFWDGRAATLEEQAGGPPLNPIEMGMKDKKEVVERLKENSLYVESFQKIYGQDVFKDEELAYESMTKAIASFERSDEFSPFDSKYDRYLKGEYDLTPLEDLGKSIFFSNNNNSCAKCHVLKGEDKEGETFTNYEYHNIGTPANHSLREKNGVKTIDEGLLANPNVTDEAQKGKYKTPTLRNVAVTAPYMHNGVFADLKTVVEFYDKYSNKERTINPETKKLWDEPEVKENISLEELKTKALNDRKVEALVAFMKLLTDKKYEHLLEK